The following are encoded in a window of Calonectris borealis chromosome 17, bCalBor7.hap1.2, whole genome shotgun sequence genomic DNA:
- the EIF2S2 gene encoding eukaryotic translation initiation factor 2 subunit 2 — MSGDEMIFDPTMSKKKKKKKKPFMLDEEGGDTQAEETQQSETKEVEPEPTEDKDIEADEEDSRKKDATDDLDDLNFFNQKKKKKKTKKIFDIDEAEEGVKDLKIEGDVPEAVEPEDDLDIMLGNKKKKKKNVKFPDEDEIMEKDEAFEDEDSKKDDGISFSLQSGPAWAGSERDYTYDELLNRVFNIMREKNPDMVAGEKRKFVMKPPQVVRVGTKKTSFVNFTDICKLLHRQPKHLLAFLLAELGTSGSIDGNNQLVIKGRFQQKQIENVLRRYIKEYVTCHTCRSPDTILQKDTRLYFLQCETCHSRCSVASIKTGFQAVTGKRAQLRAKAN; from the exons ATGTCGGGCGACGAG ATGATTTTCGATCCCACTAtgagcaagaagaagaagaagaagaagaagcccTTTATGTTGGATGAGGAAGGAGGGGATACACAAGCAGAAGAGACTCAGCAATCGGAAACAAAAGAAGTTGAACCAGAGCCAACAGAAGACAAAGATATTGAAGCAGATGAAGAAGACAGCAGGAAGAAAG ATGCAACAGATGACCTGGATGATTTAAACTTCTtcaatcaaaagaaaaagaagaaaaaaacaaaaaagatatttGATATAGATGAAGCAGAAGAAGGTGTAAAG gACTTGAAAATTGAAGGAGATGTGCCAGAGGCAGTAGAACCTGAAGATGACCTTGATATCATGCTGggcaataaaaagaagaaaaagaagaatgtgaAGTTTCCAGATGAAGATGAGATAATGGAGAAGGATGAAG CTTTTGAGGATGAAGATAGCAAAAAAGATGATGGAATTTCTTTTAGCCTTCAGTCAGGACCTGCGTGGGCAGGCTCAGAAAGGGACTACACATATGATGAG TTGCTCAATAGAGTATTTAACATCATGcgggaaaaaaatccagatatgGTAGCTGGAGAAAAACGAAAATTTGTCATGAAGCCTCCACAGGTTGTAAGAGTAGGGACCAAGAAAACATCTTTTGTCAACTTTACAGATATCTGCAAATT attacATCGTCAGCCAAAACATCTCCTGGCATTTTTGTTGGCAGAATTGGGTACAAG tggCTCAATAGATGGTAATAACCAACTTGTAATCAAAGGAAGATTCCAGCAAAAACAGATAGAAAATGTCTTGAGAAGATATATCA AGGAGTATGTCACCTGTCATACGTGTCGGTCACCAGACACAATCCTACAGAAGGACACCAGATTATATTTCTTGCAGTGTGAGACCTGCCACTCTCGCTGCTCCGTCGCCAGCATCAAAACTGGTTTCCAGGCTGTCACAGGCAAGAGAGCACAGCTCCGTGCCAAAGCTAACTAG